In Stanieria sp. NIES-3757, the DNA window AAGGATAACTATTCCAATGAATCAGTCTCCTAATAAGTTTAATTTTAATGATGATGGCTTCAATTTTTCTGATTTAGAAGAAAAAGCTGCCAAAGAACTTGAAGAAATCGAAAATTTATCCCCTGAAAGCAGAGAAAGATTAATTATTCATAAAAAACAGCTTGAACGCTTAATTATTTATCTAGCTGGTTTGGGTTTGGGTTTAGGTTTATTATTGGCAATTGTTTTAATTATTGTGCTCAATAAGCTGGGAATGACAAAAAAGCCTTATGAATTACCACGACAAGAAAACGAAAAACTAGAACACATTCAATATCATCCTGACCAAGGCTCTTATGTCATGGTTTCTTGACATATTTAAGTGTCTTGATTTTGCAAGGCTCTTATGTCATGGTTTCTTGACATTTTGATCCCCGAAATACTAATAAATTCGTTGTTGAGCAATTCTTTTCCTCAGCAAGACTTGATCCCAACCCAGATATTTTTGTTACATATAGTTAAGCGTTGTATTGCATACTCAATAAAACAAACCAAAGATAATAAGACAACACAGATAGGGAATATGCCCTACCGATTGAGTCTAAAATGCTGCCAACAGCTAATTGCCGTCTTAACTAAATCGGAGGCTGTAAATTAATGGCAAGAGAACGTCCCCCTATAGATGAAATGACTTTACGGCAACTGAGAAGAGTTGCTAGCGAACTGGGTATTTCCCGTTATAGTAGGATGCGAAAATCGCAGCTACTAGCAGAAGTCAAACAAGCGATTCAAGAATTAGAACAAAGAAGATTTTCTCAAAATCCTTTAATTCAAACCCAGGAGGAGCAACAAGTGGAAGCAACTAAATTTGACATAGGTCAAGACGATCGCGTTGGTGGTCCCTTATCATCGGTTGATGAAGATTTAGGCGAACTCCCAGGTGGTTATGGAGAAAGCCGAATTGTCTTAATGCCAAGAGATCCTCAATGGGCTTACACTTATTGGGATGTTCCCAATGATCATAAAGAAGAGTTACGCCGTCAAGGAGGACAACAAATTGCGCTGCGTTTGTATGATGTAACTGATATCAGCTTAGAATATCAAGCTCCTCACAGTGTTCAAGAGTATCTTTGTGATGAATTAGCGCGGGAATGGTATTTACCTCTACCTGTTAGCGATCGCGATTATGTACTTGATATTGGCTATCGTTGTGCCGATGGTCGCTGGTTAGTTTTAGCGCGTTCTGTACCAGTTCGCGTTCCTCCTGTCTATCCTTCTGACTGGATCGAAGATGTTTTTGTCACAGTTAACTGGGAAGAAGAGTTAGTAGGTAAAGCTGTTTATGAACTTGTACCTCCTAGCAAGAAACAACCTGTTACTGCTACTGGTGAAGGCACTAATGGTATTTACGAACAAATCTTTGGTATGGCAAAATCTGCTGAAGCAATGCGCGTAGCAGGTTCTCTATTTGGTTCGATGCAGCAAGTACCAGAGCAAGCAGTTAGCTCTTATATCTTCCCCTCTGGGGTTGGTATGTGGGCAGTACCTACCGTATCTGGATTAAATATGTCTGGTGTAGGTATGATGTCTGGGGTTGGTTTCTCTGCCTCTGCACCACCCATTCGTCCTCGCCAATTCTGGTTGATTGCTGATGCGGAACTAATTGTTTACGGTGCAACCGAACCTGATGCGACGGTTACTATTGGTGGTCGTCCAATCAAACTCAATCCCGATGGCACATTCCGCTTCCAGATGTCCTTCCAAGATGGTTTGATCGATTATCCGATTGTAGCAGTAGCTGCTGATGGGGAACAAACTCGTTCAATCCACATGAAGTTTAACCGCGAAACTCCTTCTCGTAATACTAATACTAAAGAAGAAGCAATCGAGGAATGGTTTGTTTAAATTAACTTTCTTTTCAAACCAATCTAATTAACTAAATTACAACCTCTAACTTTAACTGTCAGAGGTTGATTTTTTTTGTGTTGCTAATTTGAGGTATAAAATTGAGTTCGTTAACCCGTTAGACAAAAACTTACTACTCAAACTAATTCTCTTACTCCTGCCCTCTGCCTTTTCTAATTTCTTTCGCCAAAAATAATACTACCTAAACGAATCATAGTAGCCCCAGCTTGAATTGCGAATAAATAATCTCCAGACATTCCCATCGATAGTTGAGACATTAATAAATGCTCAAAATTTTGTTGTTTAATTTTTTCGGCTAATTCCTTAGTTTTTTTAAAAGCAGCTAAAGTTTCTGCGTCGGATAACCCTAGGGGCAAAATTGTCATTAAACCTTGAATATTTAAATTTTTTAATTGATTTAGTTCAGATAAATCTGTTAACAATTCTTCAATTTGCCACCCATATTTATTGGGATCGAGAAGCACTTTAACTTGTAAACAAACTTTTGGTTGAATCGCTAATTCTCCTGCAATTCTATTTAAAACTTGAGCAAGTTTGAGGCTATGTACTGAATGAATCCAGCCAAAGTTTTCTAACACTTTTTTGGCTTTATTAGTTTGTAGATGACCAATAAAATGCCAAGTTACGTCAGATAAATCTTGAAGTTGCTGTTGTTTAACTAAAGCTTCTTGAAGACGGTTTTCGCCAAAATCTCTGATTCCTGCTTCGTAAGCAATTCGCATTTTTTCTACAGTTACTTGTTTAGTAATCGCAACTAAACGAACATCAGCAGTAATGTGGGTGTTAATTTCTCTAATTTTTTGGGCGATTAAATCGGTCATTATATCAATTAGTTGAATATTTGCTACAAATATTTTTTAAAAAGTAATAGATAATAGGTAATAAGTAATAGGTGAAAAATCAATTTGCTACCTAGGAACTTAAATCTAAAATAATTAATCGTAGTATTATTTTCTATTTCATAATAGATTCGATTGCTTAAGAAAAACAAGATTGTTCGCTTACCAATGTTAAATTAGCCTACCTTTTCTTGACTCACCAAGTAAAGTTGAATCAGGAAGATTTTGATCGATCTTGATATTGCCAATTTTTAATCATCACGCTGAAGATTTACAACCAAAGCCCTAACAGGCTAGTAATCATCTCTTTTAAGTTAGATCGGCAATAATGTAGAAGGAAAAGTAAGATAATTAGAAGTTTGTCCCATTAATCTTCAAAAAATCACCAAGGATGACTGAACCGCCCAATTCTAATTCCCAGACTGATACTAATGTCACTGATGAATCAACCAACGAAAATTTTAACCCAGATTCTCAGTCTTCTTCTTCATTGGTTAATCAAACACAGCAACAGTCTCAACCAATTTCTACCTCAAGACATTTTATTATCAATCCTAATAAAAAGACTTTTGCTCAACAGTTGAATCTATCTCAGTCTCAATTAATTGCGATCGCTCTAGTCGTGATGGGGATAGGATTGTTTTTAAATCTATCTTGGTTGGGAATAATCGGTTCTATTAGTGCATTGTTATTTTCTTTGGGTGCAGTTATTAGTGGTGCTTACGATCTTTGGATAAAATTATTAACTCCTCAAGAAAGAAAAAATCTGTTAGCTTTTCTCGGTTTTACTTTAGCGATCGCAGGATTGTTAAAATATCTGGGTGTTTACAATCAGGTTGGTGAATGGCTGGCTAATTTTAAATACGATGAATTTGGTTCTTGGGCAGAATGGATTGGTGCTTTAGGACAAATTTCGATTGCTATTCTTGCCGTGTATGTTGCCTGGGCGCAGTATGTTATTTCGAGAGATTTAACCATTCAACAAAACCGCATTACTCAACAACAAACCATCGATGCTTATTTTCAAGGTATTTCCGATCTAGCGTTAAATGAAGAAGGTTTACTCGAAGATTGGCCTCAAGAAAGAGCGATCGCTGAAGGTCGTACCGCAGCTATTATGTCTAGTGTAGATGCTTCTGGTAAATCTAAAATATTGCGTTTTTTATCTCAAGCTCGTTTATTAACACCTCTCAAACGCGATAGCCTTCTAGGTAGAGCGATTCTAGATGGTAGTGGTAGTTATGCAGAGGATCGTCCCTACGGAGTTCGAGTAATCGATTTGGGAGTGATCTTAGCAGGAGCTAATTTAGCTACCCAAGATTTACGTTGGACAGATCTCAGCGAAGCCAATATGGTTAGAACTAATTTAACTCGTTGTGATTTGGTGAAAGCCAATTTGTCGCGAACAATTTTATATGATGCCAATCTGAGCGGTGCTGATTTAAAAGGCACTCGTTTGTTTTATGGTTCGGCAGAAACTGCTAGTCCTCGTAGTCGTAGCGAAGTTCCTAATTATGAAACTGGTGAATATACTGGCGCAGTAGTCGAAAGAACTAATCTTACCGAAGTAAGAAGAATCAGTGAAGAACAACGTTATTATCTCTGTGCCTGGGGAGGAGAAAAAACTAGAATGACTATTCCTGGTGGTTGTGAAGGAATTCCTAATTTGTTAGGAAGATAAGTACTTAAACAAAATTGTTTGCACGCTTTTGTACTAACTAAAAATGTCTGTATTCTTTTCCTGTAGGCAGTTTCTCATTCTTTCTTTGAACTGTGCAATTAATTTGTGTACTCACTTAATTATTGTTTAGATAAAAGCTGTTCAAGCTCAGTAAATTTACATATCAAAAATTCTTATTTATAATTTATTCATATTTGTAATTTATGTAAACATAATTGTAGTTTATGACATCTCAATATTCTTGGGGAATTATATTTCCTTCTGCTATTCCAATTTCAGTAGCAAGTTTATTGTTAAGTTTAGGAATTAGTAAACCTGCGTTGAGTAGTTATTTTACTTTTTCTCGCGATTACAGAAATAGCTCGGAAAAAATTAAACTTGCTGGTAAATTTCAAGCTACAGATCTGAACGGAGATGGAAAAATATCTCTTTCTGAAGTCAAAAGTTTTGAAGGCATGATTGTTTTTCAAAGTGAACTACAACCCCAAATATTTTCTGTATTTGACTTAATTACACCAAAGGAAAATATTCAATTAGAAAAATTAAAGTATGACTTGGCTACTAATAATTTACAATTTGTCATTCGGACTTTAAACAAAGA includes these proteins:
- a CDS encoding alanine racemase domain protein; its protein translation is MTDLIAQKIREINTHITADVRLVAITKQVTVEKMRIAYEAGIRDFGENRLQEALVKQQQLQDLSDVTWHFIGHLQTNKAKKVLENFGWIHSVHSLKLAQVLNRIAGELAIQPKVCLQVKVLLDPNKYGWQIEELLTDLSELNQLKNLNIQGLMTILPLGLSDAETLAAFKKTKELAEKIKQQNFEHLLMSQLSMGMSGDYLFAIQAGATMIRLGSIIFGERN
- a CDS encoding rfrA pentapeptide repeat-containing protein, with the translated sequence MTEPPNSNSQTDTNVTDESTNENFNPDSQSSSSLVNQTQQQSQPISTSRHFIINPNKKTFAQQLNLSQSQLIAIALVVMGIGLFLNLSWLGIIGSISALLFSLGAVISGAYDLWIKLLTPQERKNLLAFLGFTLAIAGLLKYLGVYNQVGEWLANFKYDEFGSWAEWIGALGQISIAILAVYVAWAQYVISRDLTIQQNRITQQQTIDAYFQGISDLALNEEGLLEDWPQERAIAEGRTAAIMSSVDASGKSKILRFLSQARLLTPLKRDSLLGRAILDGSGSYAEDRPYGVRVIDLGVILAGANLATQDLRWTDLSEANMVRTNLTRCDLVKANLSRTILYDANLSGADLKGTRLFYGSAETASPRSRSEVPNYETGEYTGAVVERTNLTEVRRISEEQRYYLCAWGGEKTRMTIPGGCEGIPNLLGR